In the Xiamenia xianingshaonis genome, one interval contains:
- the rbfA gene encoding 30S ribosome-binding factor RbfA: protein MKQSAANRKVNEHAREVIAHILLFEISDPRLQLVTVTGCEVSYDRSYCNVFYTTEPERYEEAAAAFKKAAGAIRSLMAKELSWRVAPELRFLLDESVDNAERIAEALQKGKPVHEADKPEDEDAPAEDER, encoded by the coding sequence ATGAAACAGAGTGCTGCGAACCGCAAGGTCAATGAGCATGCCCGCGAGGTAATCGCCCACATCCTGCTGTTCGAGATCTCCGATCCGCGTCTGCAGCTGGTCACCGTCACCGGCTGCGAGGTCAGCTACGACCGCAGCTACTGCAACGTGTTCTACACGACCGAGCCGGAGCGCTACGAGGAAGCGGCGGCGGCCTTCAAGAAGGCTGCAGGAGCCATCCGCTCGCTCATGGCCAAGGAGCTGTCGTGGCGCGTGGCGCCCGAGCTGCGCTTTTTGCTCGATGAAAGCGTCGACAACGCCGAGCGCATCGCCGAAGCGCTGCAGAAGGGCAAGCCGGTCCACGAGGCCGACAAGCCCGAGGACGAAGACGCGCCGGCCGAGGACGAACGATAG